A DNA window from Parabacteroides johnsonii DSM 18315 contains the following coding sequences:
- a CDS encoding M56 family metallopeptidase: protein MTPEFAYFLKVNVAFILLYAFYRLFFYKDTFFKLRRTILLAFFGVSLLYPLMNIQDWVREQEPMVEVIQMYSAILPETTITPDNVPETNWHDLLLSGVSYLYWGGVIALLLRFLVQLSSILLLARRSEVALIRNVRVHLLSKPAGPFSFFRLVFLHPDSHSEKEIDEILTHECTHVNQWHSIDVIICELVCIICWVNPFVWLLKREVRHNLEYLADDTVLESGYDSRSYQYHLLGLAHTNRSATSLSNNFNMLHLKNRISMMNKKRSRSIGKTKYLIFIPVVGVLLILSNVDASARITDELAESTFADVLLPEAILPFPFAGDASPAEKREEYVLSEEGIEAVKRARNQIFTVVEVMPEFPGGQGALLKFLATNVRYPESAVKNGIEGRVSCSFVVGKDGAISEAEVIRGVSPELNEEALRVINSMPVWSPGKQRGEAVNVKYTVPVTFRLSGGKKKTSSRIAQRLIKEVDTSGRVFTVVQHMPEFPGGQTSLLKYLATRIKYPTIAQENGIQGRVSCSFVVDTDGSLKDIEVIRGIDPSLDREAVRVIREMPKWNPGVQNNMAVAVKYTVPVTFRLQ, encoded by the coding sequence ATGACACCGGAATTTGCCTACTTCTTGAAGGTAAATGTAGCTTTTATACTCCTTTATGCCTTCTACCGGCTGTTCTTTTACAAGGACACCTTCTTCAAATTGCGCCGTACCATCTTGTTGGCATTCTTTGGAGTGTCATTGCTTTATCCGCTGATGAATATTCAGGATTGGGTCCGGGAGCAGGAGCCGATGGTGGAAGTCATACAAATGTATTCGGCTATTTTACCCGAAACGACGATAACCCCCGATAATGTTCCTGAAACCAACTGGCATGATCTGTTGCTTTCCGGTGTTTCTTATCTTTACTGGGGCGGTGTAATTGCCTTGTTGCTCCGCTTTTTAGTACAGTTGAGCAGCATCTTGTTGCTGGCACGGCGGTCGGAAGTGGCCTTGATCCGTAATGTTCGTGTACATCTATTGAGTAAACCGGCCGGTCCTTTTTCTTTTTTCCGGCTGGTATTCCTGCATCCCGACAGCCATTCCGAGAAAGAGATCGATGAGATTTTGACACACGAGTGTACGCATGTCAACCAGTGGCATTCGATCGACGTGATTATTTGCGAATTGGTTTGTATCATCTGTTGGGTGAATCCGTTTGTTTGGCTGTTGAAAAGGGAAGTGCGTCATAACCTGGAATATCTGGCGGACGATACGGTACTTGAATCGGGCTATGACAGCCGTAGCTACCAGTACCACCTTTTGGGGTTGGCACATACCAATAGATCGGCGACCTCTTTATCCAATAACTTTAATATGCTGCATCTGAAAAACCGGATCAGCATGATGAATAAGAAACGTTCCCGGAGTATCGGGAAGACGAAGTACCTGATTTTTATACCGGTTGTGGGTGTCTTGCTGATTTTGAGCAATGTCGATGCTTCGGCCCGGATCACAGACGAATTGGCGGAAAGTACATTTGCCGATGTCCTGCTGCCGGAGGCTATCTTGCCATTTCCTTTTGCCGGTGATGCTTCCCCCGCTGAAAAGCGTGAGGAGTATGTGTTATCTGAGGAAGGGATCGAGGCTGTCAAACGTGCCCGTAACCAGATCTTTACCGTTGTGGAGGTAATGCCGGAATTTCCGGGCGGACAGGGTGCTCTGCTGAAATTCCTGGCAACGAATGTCAGATATCCGGAATCGGCCGTTAAAAATGGCATAGAGGGACGGGTTAGCTGTTCTTTCGTGGTTGGAAAAGACGGGGCTATCTCGGAGGCGGAAGTGATCCGTGGGGTAAGCCCGGAACTGAATGAGGAGGCTTTGCGCGTGATAAACTCCATGCCGGTATGGTCGCCGGGAAAACAGCGGGGCGAAGCGGTTAATGTGAAATATACGGTACCGGTAACTTTCCGGCTTTCCGGTGGAAAGAAAAAAACATCTTCGCGTATTGCGCAGAGGCTGATTAAAGAAGTCGATACGTCCGGCCGTGTCTTTACGGTCGTGCAGCATATGCCGGAATTTCCGGGTGGACAGACCTCGTTGTTGAAATATCTGGCAACACGCATAAAATATCCGACTATTGCCCAGGAGAATGGAATACAAGGTCGTGTCTCTTGCTCTTTCGTTGTCGACACGGATGGAAGTTTGAAAGATATTGAAGTGATCCGTGGAATCGATCCTTCGCTGGACAGGGAGGCTGTCCGCGTGATTCGGGAAATGCCGAAGTGGAATCCTGGCGTACAAAACAATATGGCTGTAGCTGTAAAATATACGGTTCCGGTTACTTTCCGTTTGCAGTAA
- a CDS encoding BlaI/MecI/CopY family transcriptional regulator yields MERLTRQEEDVMRWIWQIEPCFIKDILAKYEEPKPPYTTLASIVKNLERKKYVKAKRYGNTYEYRPLIPQEEYKRTFMGSVVNNYFENSYKEMVSFFAKEQKISTDELKEIIDMIEKGRE; encoded by the coding sequence ATGGAAAGATTAACAAGACAGGAAGAGGATGTGATGCGCTGGATCTGGCAGATCGAGCCGTGTTTTATCAAAGACATCCTGGCGAAGTATGAAGAGCCTAAGCCTCCTTATACGACACTCGCTTCTATTGTGAAGAATCTGGAACGTAAGAAGTACGTGAAAGCGAAACGTTACGGAAATACTTACGAATACAGGCCGTTGATCCCACAGGAAGAATATAAACGGACGTTTATGGGAAGTGTGGTGAACAACTATTTCGAGAACTCTTACAAGGAAATGGTCTCCTTCTTTGCTAAGGAACAGAAGATTTCGACTGATGAGTTGAAAGAGATTATCGACATGATTGAAAAAGGACGAGAATAA
- a CDS encoding 6-bladed beta-propeller yields MKHSFFISLLLFSVSFPVLLQAQAIIPFAKGIADKKEIKLSEVASAIKYIPLETTAESLLEQDILDVTIAGGYLFVCDYKKLFQFTLEGKFVRQIGRAGQGPGEYTESILGVTYNERLKEIYLSDPRQLKLHVYSFDGKFLHDINMEGREYVRLQNDGCFYAIYNDFLYDKQKRGKEMVVYDGDGKELYNFRFRPKEGVRYPGINFTLPVIYTYQNAIYYKNPLEQEINRIEKKKRKPVYKLDLHDLEKLNHEEDGKLVIDREKQVGGYQPNEIAKKKIYFQDIFELDHNMGIYYIQEDERRFAWYDKQNGKVCRVRSLQADKDGFTDDLEGGSPVLPNFLRNGKLVGVVPAPVLQEKVDPENVRGSLKRVMEELLEEDNQVIQIVTLK; encoded by the coding sequence GTGAAACATTCTTTCTTTATTAGTCTACTGCTGTTTTCGGTCTCTTTCCCTGTTTTATTGCAGGCGCAGGCCATAATCCCTTTTGCCAAAGGGATTGCGGATAAAAAAGAAATCAAGTTGAGTGAGGTGGCTTCTGCAATCAAATATATTCCGCTGGAAACAACTGCCGAGTCTTTATTGGAACAGGATATCTTGGACGTTACTATTGCCGGAGGCTATTTGTTCGTGTGCGATTATAAAAAGTTGTTCCAGTTTACTCTTGAAGGGAAATTTGTCCGACAGATCGGTAGAGCGGGGCAAGGACCTGGCGAATATACGGAAAGTATCTTGGGAGTGACATATAATGAGCGTTTGAAAGAGATTTATCTTTCTGATCCGAGACAACTGAAGTTGCATGTTTATTCTTTTGATGGTAAGTTTTTGCATGATATAAACATGGAGGGAAGAGAGTATGTCCGATTGCAAAATGACGGATGCTTTTATGCCATTTATAATGATTTCCTTTACGATAAACAAAAGAGAGGAAAAGAGATGGTTGTCTATGATGGGGACGGCAAAGAACTGTATAATTTCCGCTTTCGTCCGAAAGAGGGTGTCCGCTATCCGGGGATAAATTTTACGTTGCCTGTGATTTATACCTATCAGAATGCCATTTATTATAAAAATCCGCTTGAACAGGAAATCAACCGGATCGAAAAGAAGAAACGGAAACCTGTTTATAAACTTGATTTGCATGATTTGGAAAAGTTGAATCATGAAGAAGATGGGAAATTGGTTATTGATAGAGAAAAACAAGTGGGCGGTTATCAGCCGAATGAGATAGCAAAAAAGAAAATCTATTTTCAGGATATATTTGAACTGGATCACAATATGGGAATCTATTATATCCAGGAGGACGAGCGACGTTTTGCTTGGTATGACAAGCAAAACGGGAAGGTTTGCCGTGTTCGTTCTTTACAAGCGGATAAGGATGGTTTCACGGATGATCTGGAAGGTGGCTCTCCGGTGCTGCCTAATTTTCTCAGAAATGGAAAGTTAGTAGGTGTCGTTCCTGCACCGGTTTTGCAAGAGAAGGTAGACCCCGAGAACGTTAGAGGCTCGCTAAAGAGAGTGATGGAGGAACTTTTAGAAGAGGATAACCAGGTGATACAGATCGTGACATTGAAATAA
- a CDS encoding patatin-like phospholipase family protein, which produces MVKKYLSLLLICLFAWPAMAGERKKVAVVLGGGGAKGVAHIGVLKVLEEAGVPIDIVAGTSMGAIVGGLYAIGYSPDEIEEMVEAQDWDMLLSDKVKRSHLLFPEKEKAERYIVSLPFGLEKKDRVIDGVVKGQNLQNLFSDLTIGYHDSVDFNLFQIPFACVAVDMVSGKDYIFHKGSLPLAMRASMAIPAVFTPVRLDSMVLVDGGLNNNYPVDVALAMGADIIIGVDLATSDLRTYDRLHSPGDIATQIIALHGYDKYARNRDRTDLLFRPDMEPYRSSSFAPAALDTMLHRGEAEARCRWNEIMALKRKIGLSDTDTFSIQARRLAHRPVLPADTFYVRHIRFDGADPRDLNWLHRICALKENSYITLKELRKSMSILVGTNAYAYVNYKLTGESQQDLVLTLQPKSESSVNLGIRFDSEEIIGVLVNATYHKGKRNHSRFAFTGRVGSKISSAMLDYSIERSPLRNFNLSYKFSYNNLDIYEKGDKRFNTTYTHHLAEFAYSDMNWLSFKVKAGLRYEYFNYNSFLYTGSDELYAVKPEGFFSYFASAHLETLDRRYFPNKGVSLEADYSLYTDNFVKYNGRSPFSAIGLKFMMVCPISSRLSLLPAFYGRVLIGGNTAYPFLNAIGGETFGRYLSQQLPFAGINHVEILDNSVVVAHLQLRQRIAGNNYITLTGNYGIHNDDFFHLLEGRSLWGGSLGYAYNSIAGPLSATFGMSNRNSHLQFYMNLGFMF; this is translated from the coding sequence ATGGTGAAGAAATACCTGTCTCTTTTGCTTATATGCTTGTTTGCCTGGCCTGCGATGGCAGGGGAGCGCAAGAAAGTCGCTGTCGTATTAGGCGGTGGCGGAGCAAAAGGTGTGGCGCATATCGGGGTATTGAAAGTGTTGGAGGAAGCCGGTGTACCGATCGATATCGTGGCTGGGACCAGTATGGGAGCGATTGTCGGAGGTTTGTATGCGATCGGTTACAGCCCGGACGAAATCGAGGAAATGGTAGAGGCGCAAGATTGGGATATGTTGTTGAGTGACAAAGTGAAACGTAGCCATCTTCTCTTCCCTGAAAAAGAGAAGGCGGAGCGCTATATAGTCTCTTTACCTTTCGGGTTGGAGAAGAAAGACAGGGTGATTGACGGGGTTGTAAAAGGCCAGAACTTGCAAAACCTCTTTTCGGACTTGACGATCGGTTATCACGATTCGGTCGATTTCAATTTGTTTCAGATTCCGTTTGCCTGTGTGGCAGTCGATATGGTCAGTGGAAAAGATTATATATTCCATAAAGGCAGCCTTCCGCTTGCCATGCGTGCCAGTATGGCGATTCCGGCAGTGTTTACCCCTGTCCGGCTGGATAGTATGGTGCTTGTCGATGGTGGGTTGAACAATAACTATCCGGTGGATGTCGCACTTGCTATGGGGGCGGATATCATTATCGGTGTGGATCTGGCAACGAGCGATTTGCGTACTTACGACCGTCTACATTCTCCCGGTGATATCGCAACACAGATCATCGCTTTGCATGGCTATGACAAATATGCGCGGAACCGTGACCGGACTGATTTGCTGTTTCGTCCGGATATGGAACCTTACCGTTCCTCCAGTTTTGCTCCTGCCGCTCTCGATACGATGTTGCACAGGGGGGAAGCCGAGGCTCGCTGTCGTTGGAACGAAATCATGGCTTTGAAGCGTAAGATCGGCCTTTCGGATACTGATACCTTTTCCATACAGGCACGGCGTCTGGCACATCGTCCCGTTTTGCCTGCCGATACTTTCTATGTCCGTCATATCCGTTTTGACGGAGCTGATCCGCGTGATCTAAACTGGTTGCATCGTATCTGTGCGCTGAAGGAGAACAGCTATATTACATTGAAAGAACTGCGCAAATCCATGTCTATCCTGGTTGGGACAAATGCCTATGCTTATGTGAACTACAAGTTGACTGGAGAGAGCCAGCAGGATCTGGTCCTGACCTTGCAACCTAAATCGGAAAGTTCTGTGAATTTGGGTATACGTTTCGATTCGGAGGAAATTATCGGAGTGTTGGTGAATGCTACTTATCATAAGGGGAAACGGAATCATTCCCGTTTTGCTTTTACCGGGCGTGTGGGGAGTAAGATATCCTCTGCGATGCTGGATTACTCGATAGAACGTTCTCCGCTGCGCAATTTCAATTTGTCGTATAAGTTCAGCTATAATAATTTGGACATTTATGAAAAGGGAGATAAAAGGTTCAACACTACCTATACGCACCATCTTGCCGAATTTGCTTATTCGGATATGAACTGGTTGAGCTTCAAAGTGAAGGCTGGACTGCGTTATGAATATTTTAATTATAATTCCTTTCTTTACACAGGAAGTGATGAATTGTATGCGGTGAAACCGGAGGGCTTTTTCAGTTATTTCGCATCGGCACACCTCGAAACATTGGACCGGCGGTATTTCCCGAATAAAGGGGTTTCTTTGGAAGCGGATTATTCGCTCTATACGGATAATTTTGTGAAGTATAATGGTCGCTCTCCTTTCTCGGCTATCGGCTTGAAGTTTATGATGGTTTGTCCCATTAGTTCACGTTTGAGTTTGTTGCCTGCGTTTTACGGGCGTGTCCTGATCGGAGGAAATACGGCTTATCCGTTCTTGAACGCGATCGGTGGGGAGACGTTCGGACGTTATTTGTCTCAGCAATTGCCTTTTGCCGGAATCAATCATGTGGAAATTCTGGATAATTCGGTCGTAGTGGCCCATCTCCAGCTCCGGCAACGTATCGCGGGGAACAATTATATCACGTTGACCGGTAACTATGGTATTCATAATGACGACTTTTTTCATCTGCTGGAGGGGAGAAGCCTTTGGGGAGGTAGTTTGGGATATGCTTATAACAGTATCGCCGGTCCCTTGAGTGCAACGTTCGGTATGTCCAACCGTAATTCGCATTTGCAGTTTTATATGAATTTGGGATTTATGTTTTAA
- a CDS encoding 6-bladed beta-propeller has protein sequence MYKYLLLFCIVLFLSVCGGKKAEPKLIAEIELADPEYPITVPFEAGVGVEREIKLSDIADSVQYVPLETNDKCLIDFINSGKVVKTGKYWFVSSNTRLYQYTADGKFVRNIGSRGGGPGQFNYFQQIDVNEDTGLIFMLTTSGKVNVYEMETGKFLYDIKIPDKETAQFAMLNDTLVAAFMLNSSGQQKERIYISGQKGNILNTFYRSDLFEVKSGTRWLMMSGIDRYMFRYKDLICYKEFYNDTLFVVTEKELQPRYVFDLGKYSIPIDCRMEACDGDWKTYNTVAAPYIRNQVIETDSLLFMPYNYWAGEKQRERHMVLYDKKTKECFSVPSGYIKNDFPGALPLRPATSLDRNILVSVWEVGDLMKEAEKNPAVLEHPQLKKLTEDDNPVLMVVYMK, from the coding sequence ATGTATAAATATCTACTCTTATTTTGTATTGTATTATTCCTTTCAGTATGCGGAGGAAAGAAAGCAGAGCCGAAACTGATTGCCGAGATTGAACTGGCAGACCCCGAATATCCGATAACCGTTCCGTTCGAGGCGGGAGTCGGTGTCGAGCGGGAGATTAAGCTGAGCGATATTGCCGATTCCGTACAGTATGTTCCGTTGGAAACGAATGATAAGTGCCTGATCGATTTCATAAATTCAGGGAAGGTGGTAAAGACTGGTAAATATTGGTTCGTATCCAGTAATACGAGGTTGTATCAATATACGGCGGATGGAAAGTTTGTCAGGAACATCGGTTCGAGGGGTGGTGGCCCTGGACAATTTAACTATTTCCAGCAGATAGATGTGAACGAGGATACAGGATTGATCTTTATGTTGACGACTTCCGGGAAAGTTAATGTCTATGAGATGGAAACCGGAAAATTCCTTTATGACATAAAGATACCGGATAAGGAAACGGCGCAATTTGCCATGTTGAATGATACCCTGGTGGCAGCCTTCATGTTGAATAGCAGCGGACAGCAAAAAGAACGTATCTATATCTCCGGTCAAAAAGGGAATATATTGAATACCTTTTATCGTTCAGACCTGTTTGAAGTCAAAAGTGGAACTCGGTGGCTGATGATGAGTGGCATAGACAGATATATGTTCCGTTATAAAGATTTGATTTGCTACAAAGAGTTCTACAATGATACCCTGTTCGTTGTGACGGAAAAAGAACTCCAACCCCGTTATGTCTTCGATTTAGGCAAATATTCCATCCCTATTGACTGCCGTATGGAAGCTTGCGACGGTGACTGGAAGACTTACAATACGGTTGCTGCTCCATATATCCGCAACCAAGTGATAGAAACCGATTCATTGCTTTTTATGCCTTATAATTACTGGGCGGGAGAAAAACAGCGGGAGCGTCATATGGTGCTTTATGACAAAAAGACGAAAGAATGTTTTTCCGTTCCCAGTGGTTATATAAAGAATGATTTTCCCGGTGCGCTACCTTTGCGCCCGGCAACTTCTTTGGATCGGAATATTCTGGTCTCTGTCTGGGAAGTAGGTGATCTTATGAAAGAAGCAGAAAAGAATCCGGCTGTTCTGGAACATCCCCAATTGAAAAAACTGACTGAAGATGATAATCCGGTACTGATGGTCGTTTATATGAAATAA
- a CDS encoding tetratricopeptide repeat protein translates to MKCKFSLLLFLCVLSLWGQAQSFNLQELVNRKQFQEVVARADSLTPADSADYATMSAIGQAYEGLLRYKDAYLCFSYCLKMDTNNVDALNAVARNAINFGRIAEAKQCYHKVLEADSMNFYANYQLARLYYQLGDYGKATEHYHILASIEGENPSILTGLADCHIKRGTGPNTMIALSLYARALELNPENVRVASSLINTLLRMGDGKGALQVCDTALFYNPDNSQIRQSKGMALYMTKDYKQADTIYTSLLADGDSSFLNLKYAGAARYMSGHALDGVELLEKAFEIDSTDVETAMLYGASLGKTYDRKRAYELFDLAETNMQPKKFLVNMLTTFRGDALERDGRWPEAEKLYYAAWKEDPSQLHFLYKISTQYWDVDPGLFQQEEKLQKTIFSRYTYLTAYMKTDKSQKYLYNYRPFLEAVCEDAFFRNADEVTMLAPDGKKTKLAVADLRALVAQLPQMPEDERLRREKMQEHIKKAREKEKELRKSGAKLDTLALSKEEKEKARKMLKDAGLE, encoded by the coding sequence ATGAAATGTAAGTTTTCTCTATTACTGTTTCTTTGCGTACTGTCCCTTTGGGGGCAGGCGCAGAGTTTTAATCTTCAGGAATTGGTCAACAGGAAACAATTTCAGGAAGTTGTAGCGCGTGCGGACAGTCTTACTCCCGCCGATTCAGCCGATTATGCCACGATGTCGGCAATCGGGCAAGCCTATGAGGGGCTATTGCGCTATAAGGATGCCTATCTGTGCTTTTCCTATTGCCTGAAGATGGATACGAACAATGTGGATGCGTTGAATGCCGTTGCCAGGAATGCGATCAATTTCGGAAGGATAGCGGAAGCTAAACAATGCTATCATAAAGTATTGGAGGCCGACAGCATGAATTTCTATGCGAACTATCAGTTGGCACGTCTCTATTATCAGTTGGGTGATTATGGTAAAGCTACGGAACATTATCATATACTTGCTTCCATCGAAGGTGAAAATCCTTCTATCCTGACCGGTCTGGCTGATTGTCATATCAAAAGAGGGACCGGCCCTAATACGATGATTGCCCTTTCTCTGTATGCCCGTGCTCTGGAGCTGAACCCGGAAAATGTGCGTGTAGCTTCTTCTCTGATAAACACGTTATTACGGATGGGAGACGGGAAGGGTGCTTTGCAGGTGTGCGATACCGCCTTGTTTTATAATCCGGATAATAGCCAGATACGGCAGAGTAAAGGGATGGCTCTCTATATGACGAAAGATTATAAGCAGGCTGATACGATCTATACCAGTCTGTTGGCCGATGGCGATTCTTCTTTCTTGAATCTTAAATATGCAGGGGCGGCCCGCTATATGTCCGGTCATGCGCTTGATGGGGTCGAACTGTTGGAGAAAGCCTTTGAAATAGATTCGACGGATGTGGAAACTGCCATGTTATATGGTGCTTCCCTGGGAAAAACATACGATCGTAAACGGGCTTACGAACTTTTCGATCTGGCGGAAACGAATATGCAGCCGAAAAAATTCCTCGTCAATATGTTGACGACCTTCCGAGGTGATGCCTTGGAAAGGGACGGCCGTTGGCCTGAAGCGGAAAAGCTGTATTATGCCGCATGGAAGGAAGACCCTAGCCAGTTGCACTTCCTGTATAAGATCAGCACACAATACTGGGATGTCGATCCGGGACTCTTCCAGCAGGAGGAAAAATTGCAAAAGACGATTTTCAGTAGATACACTTATCTGACGGCCTATATGAAGACAGACAAGTCGCAAAAGTATCTTTATAATTACCGCCCTTTCTTGGAAGCGGTTTGTGAAGATGCCTTTTTCCGGAATGCCGACGAAGTGACGATGTTGGCTCCCGATGGGAAGAAGACGAAGTTGGCTGTCGCTGATCTGCGTGCCTTGGTCGCCCAGTTACCACAAATGCCGGAAGATGAACGTTTGAGGCGCGAGAAGATGCAAGAACATATTAAAAAAGCCAGGGAAAAAGAAAAGGAATTGCGTAAAAGCGGTGCTAAACTCGATACGCTCGCCCTGAGCAAGGAAGAAAAAGAGAAAGCACGGAAAATGTTGAAAGACGCCGGCTTGGAATAG